GTTTATGCGCGTATACGTGCTCAGCGTAAGTAGTAGCAGCCTGAAACTGGGGTTGGCCGAGTTGACCCCGCCGGTCCCTTCTGTTGGGCCCGAAGCTGTTGGTGTGTCTGAATGTGGCGGGCCTGATCCGGTACAGGATGGTCGCCTGGATCTTCAGATGACCCGCGCCGATCTGCCGCTGGACCCGCACCTTCTCAACGGGACGGGGTTGGATCTGAACCGTGCTCTGGATGCCCTGGAGATGCAGGCTGCTGCCTGGCCGCCTGCCGACGCGGTGGTGACGGTGGCCGCCTGGGAAGAACCTGCCGCCGCAGTCAGTGACCGCAGCCAGGTAATCTATGTGGCGCCCGAGCATCTTCTCCAGGCCCAGCATGATCTCCCCAGCGGGGCCGTCCTGGGCAACCGGGGCCTGCGGCTGGCGATTGCCTGGGCCATGCGTCTGGGTGTTCCTCTGCTGACGGTTCCTTTGCCGCAGCAGGTCGAGTTGCCTGCTGACGCGCGCGAAACAGGGATTCCCGGTCTGCGACGCGAACCGCGCTTTCATGTCCTGAACTCCGAAATGGTGGCCCGCGAGGCCGCCTATGACGTCGGACAGCGCTTCTGTGACGCAGCAGTGATTGCCGCACACCTCGGCAGCACCAGCAGTGTGACGGCGTATCAGAAGGGCAAGGTCGTCAATTCCACCGGGTCGGGCCTGACCGGCGGTCCCATGGGCCTACGGCAGGCGGGGCCAGTTTCCCCCGCGACCTTGCAGCGGCTCTGGGACAGCGATCATCTTCAGATGCACGCTGGCGCCTGGACCGAGTTCTGGACTGGTGAAGGCGGCCTGCGGGCACTGACCGGCTACGGCAGCGTGCGCGAGTTGATGGCCGCTGAAGAAACCGATCCACGTGTGCAAGCGGCGGCAGCGGCTTTCGTGCATCAAGTGGCCTGCGCAGTGGGTCAACAGTGTGGTGCGCTGACCATCCGGCCGGACGCCATCGTGCTGACTGGGCCTCTGGCCCGCTGGGATGGTGTCATGCACCGCTTGGAAGCCCGCCTGAGCTGGATGGCTCCGGTGTTCGTGGTGCCAGGCGATCTGGAGTTTGAAGCGGTCGCCCGTGCCGCTGGGCGTGGACTGATGGGATGGGCTCCCATGCACAGCTGGCCCCGTGAGCTGCAACCTGCCTGAGCGCTGAAGAAGCGCCGCGCTACACTGCTCCCCATGAAACGCCGAGGCCGCCGTTCCCCCACCGACCGTACCCCTCTCCGGGCGACGGCGATGTGGCGGGTGGATCAGGTGTTCCTGGCGCGCAAGGGGCAGCGGCTGGAAGTGACCTGCTCTTTGGTCAACGATCAGGGTGATTTGCGTAACCTCTCGGTGGTGGCGCCCACCTCTGACCCGGTGGCGGCAGTGCGCCACGCCGCAGCCTTTGTGGCGGCGCGGGGCAATGTGTATTCCGCAGAGCAGGCCCGACTCCGCTGGACGCACGCCCAAATGCACACCGAGCAAGATGCCCTGGAGCGTGACTATGCTCTGGAAGATGAATTCTTCGATGCTTTCGAGGAAGTGCGCCTTGAAGTGCTGGACCGCCTGAGTTGACAAAACCCTGAAGAGGACCTATTATTTTTGAGCGCTGGAAACAGCCGAAAAGAATAACGCAGGGTAGAGCAGTCTGGTAGCTCGTCGGGCTCATAACCCGGAGGTCGCAGGTTCAAATCCTGTCCCTGCAACCAAATATCCCACTCCCATTACGCGGGGTGGTTTTTTTATGTTTGCTGTAGATAGACGGCTCTTCGTGAAGTTGCTCGGTATTGCCAGAAGTCCAGCAGGACATCATGGAGCTATGACCCAGGCGAATGAAACGACCCAACAAGCCATCTTTGCGGGAGGCTGCTTCTGGTGTACCGAAGCGGTGATGCTGCGCGTTCGCGGCGTCCAGCAGGTCGAAAGCGGTTATATCGGGGGCCGCCGCCCCAATCCTAGCTACGAGCAGATTTGCACGGGCGTTACCGGCCACGCCGAAGCTGTGCGGGTCACTTTCGATCCCAGTCAGGTTAGCTACCGCGATCTGCTGCATATCTTTTTCGGAACGCACGACCCCACCACCCTGAACCGCCAAGGTGCTGACCGGGGCACGCAGTACCGCAGCGCCCTTTTTCCACTGAATGATGACCAGCGCGCCGAGGCCCAGGCGGTGATGCAGGAGCTGAACGACAGCACCTACGCGGGCGGCATCGTGACCAGCATTGAAGATGCCAGCGAGTTCTATGTGGCCGAGGATTACCACCAGGACTACTACGCCAACAACCCGCAGAACCCTTATTGCGGCGCAGTGGTGGCTCCTAAAGTCGCCAAGCTGCGCCAGAGTTACGCCCATTTTCTGAACGAGTAAGTGCGTTGGGTAGAGCGATAGAAGCGGAAGTATCGTGCCTTCGCTTCTATCGCTCTCGTCCGCACCGCTGGTTCATATTTGTTATCCTCATGACCGGAAAGCGGACCCACTCCGCTCCCCGAACAGCACTTTCCTTTATTCATCCTTTTTCAGCGGTCCGGTGAGGCCGCACCCGCCCTGTGAGGCAGGAGAAGGAGCAACCATGAACCGACCCCCGAGCCGCCGTCAGCCTGAGCTGTACGGACTTTTTTTTGGCTGCACCGTGTCTGACTGCGCTATGCCCGATTGCACCGTGTCTGAGCAGGTGCGCCCATGACCCCCAAAGCCGTTATTCTGGACAGTGCCGAGGTACGCCGCGCCCTGACCCGCATCGCCCACGAGATTATCGAGCGCAACAAGGGTGCCCAGGGCCTGGCACTGATCGGAGTGCATACCCGTGGCCTGCCGCTGGCCGCCCGCCTGGCCGCCAAGTTGTCCGAGTTGGAAGGCGTGGAGGTGCCGACTGGCAGTCTGGATATCACCCTTTACCGTGATGACCTGAGCGAAGTGGCCCGGCAGCCGATCATCCG
The sequence above is a segment of the Deinococcus radiophilus genome. Coding sequences within it:
- a CDS encoding butyrate kinase; this encodes MRVYVLSVSSSSLKLGLAELTPPVPSVGPEAVGVSECGGPDPVQDGRLDLQMTRADLPLDPHLLNGTGLDLNRALDALEMQAAAWPPADAVVTVAAWEEPAAAVSDRSQVIYVAPEHLLQAQHDLPSGAVLGNRGLRLAIAWAMRLGVPLLTVPLPQQVELPADARETGIPGLRREPRFHVLNSEMVAREAAYDVGQRFCDAAVIAAHLGSTSSVTAYQKGKVVNSTGSGLTGGPMGLRQAGPVSPATLQRLWDSDHLQMHAGAWTEFWTGEGGLRALTGYGSVRELMAAEETDPRVQAAAAAFVHQVACAVGQQCGALTIRPDAIVLTGPLARWDGVMHRLEARLSWMAPVFVVPGDLEFEAVARAAGRGLMGWAPMHSWPRELQPA
- the msrA gene encoding peptide-methionine (S)-S-oxide reductase MsrA; its protein translation is MTQANETTQQAIFAGGCFWCTEAVMLRVRGVQQVESGYIGGRRPNPSYEQICTGVTGHAEAVRVTFDPSQVSYRDLLHIFFGTHDPTTLNRQGADRGTQYRSALFPLNDDQRAEAQAVMQELNDSTYAGGIVTSIEDASEFYVAEDYHQDYYANNPQNPYCGAVVAPKVAKLRQSYAHFLNE